In one window of Candidatus Hepatobacter penaei DNA:
- a CDS encoding MucR family transcriptional regulator, translated as MHLDHFLSKKNIEGAGSSLLNVLSDVVAAYVSNNRVNVSEIPELIREVYLTLVCLEDCRTTAMGSGLDPAVPVADSVTDDYIICLEDGKPLKMLKRHLRAVYNLTPEQYRMRWGLPEDYPMVAPNYAKKRSSLAKMNGLGQSPTSEQRSVSCL; from the coding sequence ATGCATTTAGATCATTTTTTATCTAAAAAAAACATTGAAGGGGCAGGATCCTCTCTTTTGAATGTGTTAAGTGATGTTGTGGCGGCTTATGTGTCGAACAACAGGGTGAATGTGTCTGAAATTCCTGAACTTATTCGTGAGGTCTATTTAACGCTTGTGTGTCTAGAAGATTGTCGCACAACCGCCATGGGCTCGGGCCTTGATCCGGCGGTGCCTGTGGCAGACTCTGTGACAGATGATTATATCATATGCTTAGAGGACGGTAAGCCACTGAAAATGCTGAAACGTCACTTGCGTGCTGTGTATAATCTGACACCAGAGCAGTATCGTATGCGCTGGGGGTTGCCGGAGGACTATCCTATGGTGGCGCCGAACTACGCAAAAAAGCGTAGCTCCCTTGCCAAAATGAATGGGTTAGGTCAATCGCCGACATCCGAACAACGCTCTGTCTCTTGTCTCTAA